A single uncultured Methanolobus sp. DNA region contains:
- a CDS encoding methyl-accepting chemotaxis protein, with translation MFKKDTGFQSEIIEVLVQFMSGNLDARMQSQPRSENQNAAEQINLLLDSFSDINTKVEELEENARLCDSAVLLDEISDLVENAVDGKLDARGRTDNFDGPSKEILGSINELLDAVIGPLNVSAEYIDRISKGDIPEKITDEYKGDFNEIKNNLNKCIDAVNFLVEDSLMLANAGIAGQLDTRADASRHAGDFRKVVEGVNNCLDAVIGPLNVTAEYVDRISKGDIPDKITDEYKGDFNEIKNNLNQCIDAVNLLVEDAMVLANAGVEGQLDTRADASRHAGDFRRVVEGVNNCLDAVIGPLNVTAEYVDRISKGDIPDKITDEYKGDFNEIKNNLNQCIDAVNLLVEDAMVLANAGIAGQLDTRADASRHAGDFRRVVEGVNNCLDAVIGPLNVTAEYVDRISKGDIPEIITDEYKGDFNEIKNNLNLCIASLSMLLEETSALINAAIVGKIDTRGNADAFDGKYGELVNNINQVIDTLVGHINHIPAPVMLIDRDFNISYINDAGADVLGTSKKQLLGEKCYEHFKTGDCLTEKCACARAMKSNERELGETFAHPGEQELCIEYNGIPIRNQKGDIVGALEIVVDKTEVRNAIEDAKVKVDYLEKIPTPVMIVDNDFNVQFMNNTAAAAVGCTTGECLGQKCFDLFKTPHCNTEECRVARAMNTGEICTGDTKANLPGGTIPIRYTGAALRNKEGEVVGGLEYVLDISKEMEITKGVENLVNAAIGGRLDERADPTMFEGNYRTIIEGVNSTLDAVIGPLNVAAEYIDRISKGNIPDKITDEYRGDFNEIKNNINLCIDSVNMLVEDAIMLADAGVKGKLQTRADGSRHGGDFRKIVEGVNNCLDAIVTPIEETSRIIADYAEGRLNSRTTIETNGDFKKLSDTLNMFGNQLQSIIEDSNEVLEAIASNDLTREVEVEGVGEFKKLSEGVENCRLALNEIVSNMLKSAQNVAATAEEISASSGELTSASTEISSTVEEMARGAQVQSLKTEQVTRSMDEMTNAVQEVAENSNKTAETSVTSNQLIQSLGTIANNLKHKMDSIRTASSDSARQINDLAEKSSRIDEIVNLITNIADQTNLLALNAAIEAARAGEHGRGFAVVADEVRKLAEDSGNAAKQIATLIHEMQDGTNGAVTSMEQVNTEVAVGYESLEEAVDSVGKVVRSGEEIMTMVQMMAALAEQQASSIDQVVTSIEEVATISEESAAGTQQTAAAIQQQTASMQELAASAQVLSTISADMQVLVSKFKVCKTTKTSSKGKKKESSNSVNSMLV, from the coding sequence CAGTTTATGAGTGGCAATTTAGATGCCAGAATGCAATCACAACCACGCTCTGAAAATCAGAATGCTGCTGAGCAGATAAATCTTTTACTAGACAGCTTTTCAGACATAAACACAAAAGTTGAAGAGCTCGAAGAAAACGCAAGATTATGCGACAGTGCAGTTCTTCTTGATGAAATATCTGATCTTGTGGAAAATGCTGTTGATGGAAAGCTGGACGCAAGAGGAAGAACTGATAATTTTGATGGTCCCTCAAAGGAAATACTTGGCAGCATCAACGAACTTCTTGATGCTGTGATAGGTCCACTTAATGTTTCTGCTGAATACATTGATCGCATATCAAAAGGTGACATTCCTGAGAAGATCACAGACGAATACAAGGGAGATTTTAACGAGATAAAGAACAATCTCAACAAGTGCATAGATGCTGTGAATTTCCTGGTTGAAGATTCACTTATGCTGGCAAATGCAGGCATTGCAGGTCAACTGGATACAAGAGCTGACGCAAGCAGACATGCAGGAGACTTCAGAAAAGTTGTAGAAGGTGTGAATAACTGTCTGGATGCTGTGATAGGTCCACTTAATGTTACAGCAGAATATGTGGACAGAATATCAAAAGGCGATATTCCTGACAAGATCACAGATGAGTACAAGGGAGATTTCAACGAGATAAAGAACAACCTCAACCAGTGTATTGATGCGGTCAATTTACTTGTTGAAGATGCAATGGTGCTGGCAAATGCAGGAGTTGAAGGACAGCTTGATACAAGGGCAGATGCAAGCAGACATGCAGGAGACTTCAGAAGGGTTGTTGAAGGTGTGAACAACTGCCTTGATGCTGTGATAGGTCCACTTAATGTTACTGCTGAATATGTTGACAGAATATCAAAAGGTGATATTCCTGATAAGATCACCGATGAGTACAAGGGAGATTTCAATGAGATAAAGAACAACCTCAACCAGTGTATTGATGCAGTCAATTTACTTGTTGAAGATGCAATGGTGCTGGCAAATGCAGGCATTGCAGGTCAACTGGATACAAGAGCAGATGCAAGCAGACATGCAGGAGACTTCAGAAGGGTTGTTGAAGGTGTGAACAACTGCCTTGATGCTGTGATAGGTCCACTGAACGTGACAGCGGAATATGTTGACAGAATATCCAAAGGTGACATACCTGAGATAATCACTGATGAGTACAAAGGTGATTTCAACGAGATAAAGAACAACCTTAATCTTTGTATCGCTTCCCTTAGTATGCTTCTTGAAGAGACAAGTGCCCTTATCAATGCAGCAATTGTAGGAAAGATAGATACCAGAGGCAATGCTGACGCTTTCGATGGAAAATATGGTGAGCTTGTCAATAACATAAATCAGGTTATTGACACATTAGTTGGTCATATAAACCACATACCAGCTCCGGTAATGCTGATTGACAGGGACTTCAACATCTCTTACATCAATGATGCAGGAGCTGATGTTCTGGGTACTTCAAAAAAGCAGTTGCTTGGTGAAAAATGTTATGAACATTTCAAAACCGGAGATTGTCTTACTGAAAAGTGTGCCTGCGCCAGGGCTATGAAATCTAACGAACGTGAACTCGGTGAAACATTTGCCCATCCGGGAGAACAGGAGTTGTGCATTGAGTATAATGGTATTCCAATAAGAAACCAGAAAGGGGATATTGTTGGTGCACTTGAAATTGTAGTAGACAAAACTGAAGTCCGGAATGCTATTGAAGATGCGAAGGTCAAGGTTGATTACCTTGAAAAGATACCAACACCGGTAATGATCGTTGATAATGATTTTAATGTCCAGTTCATGAACAATACAGCTGCTGCTGCGGTTGGATGTACAACCGGCGAATGTCTCGGTCAGAAATGTTTTGATCTTTTCAAGACACCCCATTGTAATACAGAGGAATGTAGGGTTGCCCGTGCCATGAATACAGGAGAAATCTGTACTGGCGACACGAAAGCAAACCTGCCGGGAGGAACGATCCCAATAAGATACACAGGTGCTGCATTACGTAACAAGGAAGGTGAAGTGGTCGGTGGTCTGGAATATGTTCTTGACATCAGTAAGGAAATGGAGATAACAAAAGGTGTTGAAAACCTTGTTAATGCAGCCATTGGAGGCAGACTTGATGAGCGTGCTGATCCGACAATGTTTGAAGGTAACTACAGGACTATAATCGAAGGTGTCAATTCCACACTGGATGCTGTTATCGGACCGCTTAACGTTGCAGCGGAATATATTGACCGTATCTCAAAAGGTAATATTCCTGATAAGATAACAGATGAGTACCGGGGAGATTTCAACGAGATAAAGAACAACATCAATCTATGTATAGATTCTGTGAACATGCTTGTTGAAGATGCCATCATGCTTGCTGATGCAGGTGTTAAAGGCAAGCTGCAAACCAGGGCTGATGGATCCAGACATGGAGGAGACTTCAGGAAGATCGTTGAAGGTGTGAATAATTGCCTGGATGCAATTGTAACTCCGATCGAAGAAACCTCCCGGATAATTGCTGATTATGCTGAAGGCAGACTGAACAGCAGAACTACTATTGAGACGAATGGTGATTTTAAGAAACTCTCAGATACACTGAACATGTTCGGCAATCAATTGCAGTCCATTATTGAGGATTCAAATGAAGTTCTGGAGGCTATTGCGTCCAATGACCTGACCAGGGAAGTCGAAGTTGAAGGTGTGGGAGAGTTTAAAAAACTTTCAGAGGGAGTTGAGAACTGCAGACTGGCTTTGAATGAGATCGTAAGTAATATGCTAAAATCCGCACAGAATGTTGCTGCTACGGCAGAAGAGATATCCGCATCATCCGGTGAACTTACCTCGGCATCCACAGAAATATCATCTACTGTTGAAGAGATGGCAAGAGGTGCACAGGTACAATCCTTAAAGACCGAACAGGTTACAAGATCCATGGATGAAATGACAAATGCGGTCCAGGAAGTTGCAGAGAACTCCAACAAAACTGCAGAGACTTCGGTCACTTCAAATCAGCTTATTCAGAGTCTGGGAACTATTGCCAATAATCTGAAACACAAGATGGATAGCATTAGAACTGCTTCCAGTGACTCTGCAAGACAGATAAACGACCTGGCTGAGAAATCCAGTCGTATCGATGAAATAGTTAACCTTATTACAAACATTGCAGACCAGACGAACCTGCTTGCTCTTAATGCTGCAATTGAGGCTGCAAGGGCAGGAGAACACGGACGTGGATTTGCTGTTGTTGCAGATGAAGTAAGGAAACTGGCAGAAGATTCCGGTAATGCTGCAAAGCAAATTGCAACTCTTATCCATGAGATGCAGGATGGAACCAATGGTGCTGTTACCTCAATGGAGCAGGTAAACACCGAAGTTGCTGTTGGTTATGAATCGCTTGAAGAGGCAGTTGATTCTGTTGGCAAGGTTGTCAGATCAGGTGAAGAGATAATGACAATGGTCCAGATGATGGCAGCGCTGGCAGAACAGCAGGCATCATCAATTGACCAGGTCGTAACGTCTATTGAAGAAGTTGCTACTATCTCTGAAGAGTCGGCAGCCGGGACGCAGCAGACTGCTGCAGCTATTCAGCAGCAGACAGCATCAATGCAGGAGCTTGCAGCTTCAGCTCAGGTGTTATCAACTATTTCCGCTGACATGCAGGTACTTGTTTCAAAGTTCAAAGTCTGTAAAACCACAAAAACCTCTTCAAAGGGAAAAAAGAAAGAATCCAGTAACAGCGTTAATTCAATGCT